One Rhodococcus sp. P1Y DNA window includes the following coding sequences:
- a CDS encoding VOC family protein: protein MDITIHSSFLPHDDADAALAFYRDLLGFEVRLDVGYEGLRWITVGPPGQPDTSIVLTPPAVDPGITDDERRLILEMMAKGTYAGLQLATRDLDGTFEKLQAADADVVQEPTEQPYGLRDFAVRDPAGNLLRIQQVR, encoded by the coding sequence ATGGACATAACAATTCACTCCTCGTTCCTCCCGCACGACGACGCCGACGCCGCACTCGCGTTCTATCGCGACCTCCTCGGCTTCGAGGTACGCCTCGACGTCGGTTACGAAGGTCTCCGCTGGATTACCGTCGGACCACCGGGGCAGCCGGATACATCCATCGTCCTGACGCCGCCCGCAGTCGACCCGGGCATCACCGACGACGAACGACGGCTCATCCTCGAGATGATGGCCAAGGGCACGTACGCCGGCCTGCAACTCGCGACCCGCGACCTCGACGGCACGTTCGAGAAGCTTCAGGCCGCCGACGCCGACGTGGTCCAGGAACCTACCGAGCAGCCGTACGGGCTCCGAGACTTCGCCGTGCGCGACCCGGCTGGGAATCTCCTTCGTATCCAGCAGGTTCGCTGA
- a CDS encoding ATP-binding cassette domain-containing protein has protein sequence MARRPSTTPELHVADSHEKIRVQGARVNNLADISVEIPKRRLTVFTGVSGSGKSSLVFSTIAAESQRMINETYSAFVQGFMPTLARPDVDRLDGLTTAIIVDQQRMGANPHSTVGTATDVNAMLRILFSRLGKPYIGSAQAFSFNVASVSGAGAVTFDKGGRQTKEVRKFSVTGGMCSRCEGRGSVSDIDLTALYDDTKSLNENALTIPGYSMEGWYGRIFRGCGYFDPDKPIAKFTKRELNDLLYREATKIKVDGINLTYLGLIPQIQKSFLSKDVDAMQPHIRAFVERAVAFAVCPDCDGTRLNEGARSSKIKGISIADACAMQISDLATWIAGVKEPSVAPLLQSLSETLDSFVQIGLGYLSLERPAGTLSGGEAQRTKMIRHLGSSLTDVTYVFDEPTTGLHPHDIENMNDLLLQLRDKGNTVLVVEHKPETIVIADHIVDLGPGAGTNGGNVCFEGTVDGLRESDTITGRHFDDRAAVKDSVREYTEVIEIRGADSHNLKNVDVDVPLGVLVVVTGVAGSGKSSLIHGSLAGLDDVVAIDQGAIRGSRRSNPATYTGLLEPIRKAFAKENGVKPALFSANSEGACPTCNGNGVIYSDLAMMAGVAIPCEECEGKRFQASVLDYHLGGKDISEVLAMSAAQAEEFFSSDAPLPAAHKILTRLVDVGLGYIKIGQPLTTLSGGERQRLKLATHMGDKGGIYILDEPTTGLHLADVEQLLGLLDRLVESGKSVIVIEHHQAVMAHADWIIDIGPGAGHDGGQIVFEGTPADLIADGSTLTGQHLGAYVG, from the coding sequence ATGGCGAGAAGACCGAGCACGACGCCCGAACTGCATGTGGCGGACAGTCACGAGAAGATCCGGGTCCAGGGTGCGCGGGTGAACAATCTTGCCGACATCAGCGTCGAAATCCCGAAGCGCAGGCTGACGGTGTTCACCGGGGTATCCGGTTCGGGTAAGAGCTCGCTCGTGTTCTCGACCATCGCCGCCGAGTCGCAGCGCATGATCAACGAAACGTACAGTGCGTTCGTCCAGGGGTTCATGCCCACGCTGGCACGTCCCGACGTGGATCGGCTCGACGGGTTGACCACGGCAATCATCGTCGATCAGCAGCGCATGGGTGCCAATCCCCACTCGACCGTCGGGACGGCGACGGACGTCAACGCAATGTTGCGAATTCTGTTCAGTCGGCTCGGCAAGCCGTATATCGGTTCGGCGCAGGCATTTTCGTTCAATGTTGCGTCGGTGTCCGGTGCAGGTGCCGTAACCTTCGACAAGGGCGGACGGCAGACCAAGGAGGTACGGAAGTTCTCGGTCACCGGCGGCATGTGTTCGCGATGCGAAGGCAGAGGCTCGGTCAGCGACATCGACCTCACCGCGTTGTACGACGACACAAAGTCGCTCAACGAGAACGCACTCACCATCCCCGGTTACAGCATGGAGGGATGGTACGGCCGTATCTTCCGCGGCTGTGGGTACTTCGATCCGGACAAGCCGATCGCGAAGTTCACCAAGCGTGAATTGAACGACCTGCTGTACCGCGAAGCGACGAAGATCAAGGTCGACGGCATCAACTTGACCTACCTGGGCTTGATCCCTCAGATCCAGAAGTCGTTCCTGTCCAAGGACGTCGACGCTATGCAGCCCCACATCAGGGCCTTCGTCGAACGGGCGGTGGCCTTCGCGGTGTGCCCCGACTGCGACGGAACTCGCCTCAACGAGGGGGCCAGGTCTTCGAAGATCAAGGGCATCAGCATCGCCGACGCCTGCGCCATGCAAATCAGTGATCTCGCCACCTGGATCGCGGGCGTGAAGGAACCGTCGGTGGCGCCGCTGCTGCAATCGCTGAGCGAGACGTTGGATTCTTTCGTGCAAATCGGACTCGGGTACCTGTCACTCGAACGTCCTGCGGGCACACTGTCCGGCGGTGAAGCACAGCGCACCAAAATGATTCGACATCTCGGAAGTTCGCTCACCGACGTCACCTACGTGTTCGACGAGCCCACGACCGGCCTCCACCCGCACGACATCGAGAACATGAACGACCTGTTGCTTCAACTGCGCGACAAGGGCAATACGGTGTTGGTGGTCGAACACAAGCCGGAAACGATCGTGATCGCCGACCACATCGTCGACCTCGGGCCAGGGGCCGGCACCAACGGCGGAAATGTCTGCTTCGAAGGTACGGTCGACGGCCTGCGCGAGAGCGATACCATCACCGGTCGACATTTCGACGATCGTGCAGCAGTGAAAGATTCGGTCCGGGAGTACACCGAGGTCATCGAGATTCGCGGCGCGGACTCGCACAATCTGAAGAACGTGGACGTCGACGTCCCGCTAGGTGTACTCGTCGTCGTGACGGGAGTCGCAGGCTCGGGTAAGAGTTCGCTCATCCATGGATCCCTGGCCGGGCTGGACGACGTAGTGGCCATCGACCAGGGCGCCATTCGCGGATCTCGCCGCAGTAATCCGGCGACCTACACCGGCTTGCTCGAGCCCATCCGCAAAGCATTCGCCAAGGAAAACGGCGTCAAACCTGCACTCTTCAGCGCGAATTCGGAGGGCGCATGCCCGACGTGCAACGGAAACGGCGTCATCTACAGCGACCTCGCGATGATGGCAGGGGTCGCCATCCCGTGCGAGGAATGCGAAGGCAAGCGTTTCCAGGCGTCGGTGTTGGACTACCACCTCGGCGGCAAGGACATCAGCGAAGTGCTGGCGATGTCGGCTGCGCAGGCGGAGGAATTCTTTTCCAGCGACGCGCCGCTGCCAGCTGCACACAAGATTCTGACCCGCCTCGTCGACGTCGGGCTCGGGTACATCAAGATCGGACAACCTCTCACGACGCTGTCCGGCGGCGAGCGTCAGCGCCTCAAGCTCGCGACCCACATGGGCGACAAGGGCGGCATCTACATCCTGGACGAGCCGACCACCGGCCTGCATCTCGCCGACGTCGAGCAACTGCTCGGGCTCCTCGATCGTCTCGTCGAATCCGGTAAGTCCGTCATCGTGATCGAACACCATCAGGCGGTGATGGCCCACGCCGACTGGATCATCGACATCGGACCGGGTGCAGGCCACGACGGAGGACAGATCGTATTCGAGGGCACCCCTGCCGACCTGATCGCCGACGGGTCCACGCTCACCGGGCAGCATCTCGGAGCGTACGTGGGCTGA
- a CDS encoding MarR family winged helix-turn-helix transcriptional regulator: MSQVDVETSIGYALKRTTAALRAAMDEQLRILDLTVSQYSSLELLARYPGISNADLARGVFVSRQATHQLLAGLKRLELVETDGTGRDQRLRLTPTGAKKLAVASNAVANVEETMLTGLTPQQRESLRQALQACVTALA, translated from the coding sequence ATGAGTCAAGTGGATGTCGAGACGTCGATCGGATACGCGCTCAAACGCACGACCGCCGCATTGCGCGCGGCCATGGATGAGCAATTGCGGATCCTCGACCTGACCGTCTCGCAGTACTCGAGCCTCGAACTACTCGCCCGCTACCCCGGGATATCCAACGCGGACCTGGCGCGTGGAGTTTTCGTCAGTCGACAAGCGACGCACCAACTTCTGGCGGGCCTGAAGCGTCTCGAACTCGTCGAGACGGACGGCACAGGACGAGACCAGCGCCTCCGACTGACACCGACGGGTGCGAAGAAGCTGGCAGTCGCGTCGAACGCCGTCGCCAATGTCGAAGAGACCATGCTGACCGGGCTCACACCCCAGCAGCGCGAATCCCTCAGGCAAGCTTTGCAGGCGTGCGTGACCGCACTGGCCTGA
- a CDS encoding VOC family protein, with protein MTTATVSGPSFLALQVSDVARAAAFYEDKVGLVRAPASPPGAVVFATSPIAFAVREPLPGVDLTSGQPGLGVALWFASNDAQGLHDHLAEEGVSILTPPFDGPFGLTFVFRDPEGYAVTIHNS; from the coding sequence ATGACCACCGCAACCGTCTCCGGTCCAAGCTTTCTAGCCCTCCAGGTCAGCGATGTCGCCCGCGCTGCGGCGTTCTACGAGGACAAGGTCGGGCTGGTCCGTGCGCCCGCATCGCCTCCAGGCGCGGTCGTGTTCGCTACGTCGCCGATCGCCTTCGCAGTACGCGAACCGTTGCCAGGTGTGGACCTGACATCCGGCCAGCCCGGACTGGGCGTCGCGCTGTGGTTCGCATCGAATGATGCTCAGGGACTACACGATCACCTCGCCGAAGAGGGCGTCTCGATACTGACACCGCCTTTCGACGGCCCCTTCGGACTCACCTTCGTCTTCCGCGATCCGGAGGGTTACGCCGTCACGATCCACAACAGCTGA
- a CDS encoding DNA-3-methyladenine glycosylase family protein → MSSFTLEVDAQFSLHAARSFALGFPGTDVDQVEDAFVFAWPLDGEWTTARVHLRQDGRTLRGEITGGAAPELVRRDVQRILCTNDDGAGFSALASKDPVVAALQEQFPGLRPVLFYTPYEAAAWCIIGHRIRMTQTAAIKKRLADQYGSDGAFPAPDLLQHLTPVKGLTDRKVEQLRHLGAAALNGDLDRDRLRALPYDDALVELQHLAGIGPYSAELIMIRGVGIPDALPVHEQRFSDAVRNYYGVDEISVVAENWRPYRSWVGLLLRASAAEPEKVRH, encoded by the coding sequence ATGTCCTCGTTCACGCTCGAGGTCGACGCGCAGTTCAGTCTCCACGCAGCTCGGTCGTTCGCACTCGGCTTCCCCGGGACCGACGTGGACCAGGTAGAGGACGCCTTTGTGTTCGCGTGGCCGCTGGACGGTGAGTGGACCACTGCACGGGTCCACCTCCGCCAGGACGGGCGCACGCTCCGCGGCGAGATCACCGGAGGCGCCGCGCCCGAACTCGTCCGGCGCGACGTTCAACGGATACTGTGCACCAACGACGACGGGGCCGGGTTCTCTGCTCTTGCGTCAAAAGATCCTGTAGTAGCAGCACTTCAGGAGCAGTTTCCGGGCCTGCGACCGGTGTTGTTCTACACCCCGTACGAAGCAGCGGCATGGTGCATCATCGGTCACCGGATACGAATGACTCAGACCGCGGCGATCAAGAAGCGTCTCGCCGACCAGTATGGATCTGACGGTGCCTTCCCCGCCCCTGATCTTCTTCAGCACCTCACCCCCGTCAAGGGCCTCACCGATCGCAAGGTGGAGCAATTGCGTCACCTCGGGGCAGCGGCACTGAACGGCGATCTCGATCGCGACCGGTTGCGGGCACTCCCCTACGACGACGCTCTGGTCGAACTTCAGCATTTAGCGGGTATCGGACCCTATTCGGCAGAGCTGATCATGATTCGCGGCGTCGGCATTCCCGATGCCTTGCCCGTGCACGAACAACGCTTCTCCGACGCAGTACGCAATTACTACGGCGTCGACGAGATCTCAGTGGTGGCCGAGAACTGGCGACCGTATCGGAGCTGGGTTGGGCTCTTGCTGCGCGCGTCTGCAGCGGAGCCGGAGAAGGTGCGACACTGA
- a CDS encoding alpha/beta fold hydrolase has translation MAILFIHGAGGFTEDRAIADAMGSALGLAVDMPEFSDTNMSFEAWADPVRRLVGQLSSEDIVVAHSFGASILLRVLAEGIPFRPERAFLLAMPDWSPEGWDVEEYAFFGPEPDTSLSLHQCRDDEVVPFEHLALSRRVLPSARFVEHPTGGHQFVGAISAIASDILDDNGHRE, from the coding sequence ATGGCAATTCTGTTCATTCACGGCGCGGGCGGTTTCACCGAGGACCGAGCGATCGCCGACGCCATGGGCAGCGCTCTCGGTCTTGCAGTCGACATGCCGGAATTCTCGGATACAAACATGTCTTTCGAGGCCTGGGCCGATCCCGTCCGCAGACTCGTGGGTCAGTTGAGTTCCGAGGACATCGTTGTCGCTCATTCTTTCGGCGCGTCGATACTTCTGCGAGTACTCGCCGAGGGCATACCATTCCGCCCTGAGCGAGCTTTTCTGCTGGCAATGCCGGATTGGAGTCCTGAAGGCTGGGACGTCGAGGAGTACGCATTTTTCGGACCAGAGCCTGATACTTCTCTGTCACTTCATCAGTGCCGCGACGATGAGGTCGTACCGTTCGAGCACCTTGCGCTGAGCCGGCGCGTTCTGCCGTCGGCTCGGTTCGTCGAACACCCGACTGGCGGGCATCAGTTCGTCGGGGCCATTTCTGCCATTGCGTCGGACATCCTCGACGACAATGGTCACCGGGAATGA
- the thrS gene encoding threonine--tRNA ligase, which produces MNLDHRELNRSMSVYATHPLVGSGLPMWLPAGAVIRQELADFARELARADGCVSVYSPVLGKRALYERSGHWKKFDEDMFPAMHLGGDELVLRPANCPHHALIFASETRSYRDLPVRLNELASMFRAERSGVLSGLSRVRQITLDDTHVFCRSDQVEAEAGLALRSALNAQRVLGLSIDYIRLSTRDESYSWLGATEQWERGQESLRTAARPIADQHGLSLVEVPGEAAFYGPKLDIQVRDGRGHEETIATVQLDFNQPERFDLAYTGSDGRRHRPVMIHRGTVGSMERVTAALLEQYQGRLPFWLAPVQLTLLPIGPDQDESARALADEAIRYDLRPRIEHEGPLGSRIRRARERRDHLIGVIGPREAEAGIVQISDVAGDIRVDVPSARLVDLMRTAHRGRQHSIPWRE; this is translated from the coding sequence ATGAATCTCGACCACCGCGAACTGAATCGCAGCATGTCCGTCTACGCCACCCATCCGCTCGTCGGTTCAGGCCTACCCATGTGGCTTCCGGCCGGCGCAGTCATTCGACAGGAACTCGCGGACTTCGCGCGAGAGCTCGCGCGCGCAGACGGATGTGTGAGCGTGTACTCACCGGTGCTCGGCAAGCGCGCGCTGTACGAGCGCTCAGGACATTGGAAGAAGTTCGACGAAGACATGTTTCCGGCAATGCATCTCGGCGGCGACGAATTGGTGTTGAGGCCCGCGAATTGCCCTCATCACGCTCTGATCTTTGCTTCCGAGACCAGGTCGTATCGTGATTTGCCAGTTCGGTTGAACGAACTGGCGTCCATGTTTCGCGCCGAAAGGTCCGGTGTCCTTTCCGGACTGAGCCGCGTACGTCAGATCACCCTGGACGACACCCACGTGTTCTGTCGGTCCGACCAAGTTGAAGCAGAAGCAGGCCTGGCGCTGCGTTCGGCGTTGAACGCGCAGCGTGTATTGGGGCTGTCGATCGACTACATTCGGCTCTCCACCCGCGACGAATCCTACAGTTGGCTCGGTGCCACCGAGCAGTGGGAGCGAGGGCAAGAAAGCCTGCGCACAGCAGCTCGACCTATCGCGGACCAGCACGGATTGTCCTTGGTCGAGGTACCTGGTGAGGCTGCTTTCTACGGGCCCAAGCTCGACATTCAGGTACGCGACGGACGCGGCCACGAAGAAACCATCGCCACAGTCCAACTCGACTTCAACCAACCGGAGCGGTTCGATCTGGCGTACACAGGCTCGGACGGACGTCGACACCGACCGGTGATGATCCACCGAGGAACCGTGGGATCGATGGAACGCGTCACCGCTGCCCTTCTCGAGCAATATCAAGGCAGACTTCCGTTTTGGCTGGCACCTGTTCAACTCACTCTGCTCCCGATAGGCCCCGACCAGGACGAGAGTGCACGGGCGCTGGCCGACGAGGCGATCCGCTACGACCTCCGCCCCAGAATCGAGCACGAGGGCCCACTCGGGTCGAGGATCCGGCGCGCCCGCGAACGCCGAGATCACCTCATCGGTGTGATCGGACCAAGAGAAGCTGAGGCCGGCATAGTCCAAATCAGTGATGTGGCTGGGGATATCAGAGTGGATGTACCTAGCGCGAGACTTGTCGATCTCATGAGGACAGCGCACCGAGGACGACAGCATTCGATTCCATGGAGGGAATGA
- a CDS encoding ISL3 family transposase, with product MRVSTAFNRLLQIPGASVSDVSITDSSVEVTLRLTARRVKCPCGYSRTAAYDREPRRWRHLDFGRHKVWLVYSIRRIECPTCGVRTEDIPWARPRARHSRDFEDTVLWLVTRTDRTSVSTLMRCAWRTVTSIVTRAVDALIDSRRLDRLYRIGVDEICYRHPHKYLTIVGDHDTGKVIYISEGRGRDSFSEFFEQQSAQEREEVQVVSMDGSPAFRAAAEHHVPQARQCMDPFHVMQWVNRALDRVFSDAASIRRTLTMQAPEWRKARTALRLGKNRLTKTHKSLLRTVTAADTEVGTAWRLKEQFRDLYRKVAPSNAARYLRRWIEEAKSCGISAFVQLARMIDKKSEAICAAIELGVSNALIEGINSKIRLINARGYGHHSAASLKAMIYLNLGGIEVKLPTQR from the coding sequence GTGCGCGTCAGTACTGCATTTAACCGTCTACTTCAGATCCCCGGTGCATCGGTATCGGATGTGTCGATCACAGACTCATCCGTCGAGGTCACGCTCAGACTTACCGCACGCCGTGTGAAGTGCCCGTGTGGCTATTCGCGCACCGCGGCCTACGATCGCGAACCTCGTCGCTGGCGGCATCTCGATTTCGGCCGGCACAAGGTGTGGCTGGTCTACTCGATCCGACGGATCGAGTGCCCGACCTGCGGTGTTCGTACCGAGGACATCCCGTGGGCGCGGCCACGAGCGCGGCATTCACGAGACTTCGAAGACACCGTGTTGTGGCTGGTCACTCGCACCGACAGGACCTCGGTATCGACGTTGATGCGCTGCGCGTGGCGAACGGTGACCTCCATCGTCACACGCGCGGTCGATGCGTTGATCGACTCGCGTCGCCTCGATCGGCTCTATCGGATCGGTGTCGACGAAATCTGTTATCGGCATCCGCACAAGTACCTCACGATCGTGGGTGATCACGACACCGGCAAGGTCATCTATATCTCCGAGGGCCGCGGTCGGGACTCGTTTTCGGAGTTCTTCGAACAACAGTCCGCGCAGGAGCGAGAGGAGGTGCAGGTGGTGTCGATGGACGGGTCGCCGGCGTTCCGTGCGGCCGCCGAACATCACGTCCCGCAGGCTCGTCAGTGCATGGATCCCTTTCATGTCATGCAATGGGTCAATCGAGCGTTGGACCGGGTGTTCTCCGATGCCGCGTCGATTCGTCGCACGCTGACCATGCAGGCACCGGAGTGGCGCAAGGCTCGAACAGCGTTGCGGCTCGGTAAGAATCGGCTCACCAAGACCCATAAGTCGCTATTGCGGACGGTGACTGCAGCTGACACCGAAGTCGGGACGGCGTGGCGTCTGAAGGAACAGTTCCGGGATCTCTACCGGAAAGTCGCGCCGTCGAACGCTGCACGGTATTTGAGGCGTTGGATCGAAGAAGCGAAGTCCTGCGGCATCAGTGCGTTCGTTCAACTCGCCCGGATGATCGACAAGAAGTCCGAGGCGATCTGCGCAGCAATCGAATTGGGTGTCTCCAACGCTCTCATCGAGGGAATCAACTCCAAGATCAGACTGATCAACGCCCGCGGCTACGGCCACCACTCTGCCGCATCGCTGAAAGCAATGATCTACCTCAACCTCGGCGGAATCGAGGTCAAACTACCCACACAAAGGTAA
- a CDS encoding HNH endonuclease signature motif containing protein, producing MLSGDSASVDEANTAAGDIADLTIGGVVTAGEAVTAGEAVTVGDSVTAGDAAVLPDAAADPAGDDAGAGETSELSGVAVEPDSISTEDPAESEEAGSEEAEVEEAGSEPDPMTAWAQSWSTNRDDRDGVVPVTELDLTATPVIDAPGLARVIADLEAGITRLGQIQTMALTNSDRRALLMRTETMTRTLFAYSHTWIADLIDQHGLDGIYGSIPEALAVLLRLSMKQSGQRILMAEQFGERTTLTGERLPPHLPATTHAAEDGIIGEEHQQIIRKFFKRLGTKVDTDTAEHAEQQLVQLARDLLPDAFTVAARRLYDILDPDGDLDKESVADRTYLYLDDPDAAGLSTGRFRCDAEFRAYLEAAFSKWAKPGMCNPADTTPLIDEPNDDEHNDDEPNDDEHHGQDGATATDPSLFDTPTSDHNDNSDDVGADDEPGDSSRDDGPDDEPGDSSDDDAAAEDESEDADGDGEDAESEADTERAQRDRRGLGRRQHDALKTILRQMLASGQLGQHRGLPVTAVITMTLNELETATGHAITATGSTIAIRDAIRMATHAHHYLVIFDDRTGRPLHLARTKRLATPDQRIVLIAADRGCTFPGCTRPATYSQTHHIDEWADGGNTDIDTLTFGCDIHHPLVGKTDTHWATTKAEPDHPYPGRTLWHPPTALDPHRHGTINH from the coding sequence ATGCTTTCGGGGGATAGCGCTTCGGTCGACGAAGCCAACACAGCAGCAGGGGATATCGCCGATCTGACGATCGGTGGGGTGGTCACGGCCGGCGAAGCGGTGACGGCGGGGGAAGCGGTAACGGTTGGCGACTCAGTCACGGCTGGCGATGCTGCCGTGCTGCCGGATGCGGCTGCTGACCCCGCCGGTGACGACGCCGGTGCGGGTGAGACCTCCGAGCTGAGTGGTGTTGCAGTCGAACCCGATTCGATCAGCACGGAGGATCCAGCTGAATCGGAGGAGGCTGGGTCGGAGGAGGCTGAAGTGGAGGAGGCTGGGTCGGAGCCGGATCCGATGACCGCCTGGGCACAGTCCTGGTCCACCAACCGCGACGACCGAGACGGAGTCGTACCGGTCACCGAACTCGACCTGACCGCGACACCGGTGATCGACGCACCCGGCCTCGCACGCGTCATCGCAGACCTCGAAGCAGGCATCACGCGACTCGGACAGATACAAACCATGGCCCTGACCAACAGTGACCGCCGAGCCCTGCTGATGCGCACCGAAACCATGACCCGAACCCTGTTCGCCTACTCCCACACCTGGATCGCCGACCTCATCGACCAACACGGACTCGACGGCATCTACGGATCGATCCCCGAAGCACTCGCCGTCCTCCTACGACTGTCGATGAAACAATCCGGACAACGCATCCTGATGGCCGAACAATTCGGCGAACGCACCACCCTCACCGGCGAACGCCTCCCACCACACCTACCCGCCACCACCCACGCCGCCGAAGACGGAATCATCGGCGAAGAACACCAACAGATCATCCGCAAATTCTTCAAAAGACTCGGCACCAAAGTCGACACCGACACCGCCGAGCACGCCGAACAACAACTGGTGCAACTCGCTAGGGACCTACTACCCGACGCGTTCACCGTCGCCGCCCGCCGCCTCTACGACATCCTCGACCCCGACGGCGACCTCGACAAAGAATCGGTCGCCGACCGCACCTACCTCTACCTCGACGACCCCGACGCCGCAGGACTGAGCACCGGACGATTCCGTTGCGACGCCGAATTCCGCGCCTACCTCGAAGCCGCATTCAGCAAATGGGCCAAACCCGGCATGTGCAACCCCGCCGACACCACCCCCCTCATCGACGAACCCAACGACGACGAACACAACGACGACGAACCCAACGATGACGAACACCACGGTCAAGACGGGGCCACGGCCACGGATCCGAGCCTGTTCGACACACCCACCAGCGACCACAACGACAATTCGGACGACGTCGGAGCAGACGACGAGCCGGGCGACAGTTCGCGAGACGACGGACCAGACGACGAGCCGGGCGACAGTTCGGACGACGACGCCGCCGCCGAGGACGAGAGTGAGGATGCCGACGGCGACGGCGAGGACGCCGAATCCGAAGCCGATACCGAACGGGCCCAACGAGACCGACGCGGCCTCGGACGACGCCAACACGACGCCCTCAAAACAATCCTGCGACAAATGCTCGCCTCCGGACAACTCGGCCAACACCGAGGACTACCCGTCACCGCCGTCATCACCATGACACTCAACGAACTCGAAACAGCCACCGGACACGCCATCACCGCCACCGGATCCACCATCGCCATCCGCGACGCCATCCGCATGGCCACCCACGCCCACCACTACCTCGTCATCTTCGACGACCGCACCGGCAGACCCCTGCACCTCGCCCGCACCAAACGCCTCGCCACACCCGACCAACGCATCGTCCTCATCGCCGCCGACCGAGGCTGCACCTTCCCCGGCTGCACCCGACCCGCCACCTACTCCCAAACCCACCACATCGACGAATGGGCCGACGGCGGCAACACCGACATCGACACACTCACCTTCGGCTGCGACATCCACCACCCCCTCGTCGGAAAAACCGACACCCATTGGGCCACCACCAAAGCCGAACCCGACCACCCCTACCCCGGCCGCACCCTCTGGCACCCACCCACCGCACTCGACCCCCACAGACACGGAACCATCAACCACTAG